One Brassica napus cultivar Da-Ae chromosome A1, Da-Ae, whole genome shotgun sequence genomic region harbors:
- the LOC111212381 gene encoding uncharacterized protein LOC111212381 codes for MAEEEKRTTPEPTRPSPPEPPSKPEDPPPATFDPSRMVGIIKRKALIKDLAAAYQAECLAYCRELLDLQKRKDEPFLDTKATDDVRKETLRTSSKRAKKKR; via the exons ATGGCGGAAGAAGAGAAGCGAACTACACCGGAACCTACTCGTCCCTCTCCGCCGGAACCTCCATCAAAACCCGAAGATCCCCCGCCGGCTACATTCGATCCTAGTCGAA TGGTTGGGATCATCAAGAGGAAAGCTTTGATTAAGGATTTAGCTGCAGCTTACCAGGCTGAGTGTCTTGCTTATTGCCGAGAACTTCTTGACCTCCAAAAGAGAAAGGACGAG CCGTTTCTGGACACAAAAGCTACAGATGATGTGAGAAAAGAGACGTTGAGGACTTCTTCCAAACGAGCTAAGAAAAAACGTTAA